The following is a genomic window from Vidua chalybeata isolate OUT-0048 chromosome 29, bVidCha1 merged haplotype, whole genome shotgun sequence.
CCTGCCcctgcgccgccgccgctcggctcccagccccattcctcCCTAATGAGCCCTGGGAACGCGCGGCCGCGGCCCTGGCGCTGCTCAGCCCCGCGGGCCCGGGGCCGCAATCACCGGCCGGCCCAcgcgcgggggcggcggccccggggggcgggcggggcgggcacAGGTGGCACCGAGGAGTTCCGGGCTGGTGCAGGTGGCACCGAGGATTTTGGGAGGCCATGCGGGGAGATGAGAACCCCACCAGTCCCGCGGGCCGTTTGCCTTCCCGCGGGGATGGTTTTTAACCTGCCGAGGGGGGAGAGGGTTGCGGTGGAGACCCCCGAGCGATGGCTGCGGGGAGGGTCTCACCCGACTCCCAACCCCGCAGGGAGCCATGGCCGAGTGCACGGAGCTGGAATGGGCCGTGCAGGTGCTGGTGAACAACTTCGACAAGTACTCgagccgctgctgctgctgcaagaaCCCGCGGCGTATCAGCAAGAAGGATTTTCGGAAGATGCTGAGCCGCGAGCTCAACCACATGCTGACGGTGAGCccgggggccgcggggccggggtcCCGCGGGCTGTCACCGCCCCGAGCCCGGCCTGAGCGGCTCCGCTCTCCCCGCAGGACACCGGGAACCGCCGCGCCGCCGACAAGCTGATCTGCGACCTGGATGAGAACAAGGACGGGCGCATCAGCTTCGAGGAGTACTGGACCTTGATAGGCGGCATCGCCAGCCCCATTGCGCAGATCATCcgccagcaggagcagagtgtCAAACACACCAAGTAGCCGCTGCTGGACCCTGCCGGACCCACCCCCGCTCCTCCACGACCCCCGCTTTGTGTCCGCCCCGAGCCTCCGGGATCCCCCCCCGCGTTTCTACGAGCGGGATGCGGCTGGGACGGGCAGGCCCcgggggtgggatttggggtgcgAGGCCGTCGCAGCCTCGGGGGGCTCCTCCTTCTTGCCGTGCCCCCCTCCTCTTCCACAGGGAGCGGAGGGAGaggctctccctgctctgggacGGGAATTCTGTCTGTCCTCAGCCCTCCGCTGGCAGAAATCCCATCACGAGCAGCACCTCCTCTGCCCTTGGGGCTCCCCCCcaaactgggggggggggggtctcctTGGGCAAAGGgtgctttttccccccttcccgAGCTGGTGAAGGCGCTGCCGTGCCCGGGGCTCAGGGAGCGGCGCGGTCCCGGCCGGGTGCCACCACCGTGGTTATTTATTGCAGCAATAAAGTTCGGAGGAACAGCGGGTGTCGCTCAGGCTTTGCCGTCGCGGAGGGCCCGGGGTGGGGGCTGAGGGAGGGGGTCCGCCCTGTCCCCGCCCGCCCCCGAGCGGCCACGCCTCGCCTGGGCTGGCGACAAGGCCAGTCCTTGTCGCCCCGGAGCCACCACGGGGTGTCAGCAGACACCGCGGCCGCCCCGACCCCACCCCAGCCTAAGGCACGGGGTGGTGGCCGCTGCCACGTTTGTCACTGGAGGCCTCTCCACGTCCCCATGGGGGAACCACAGCCGTACATCCGCGGCTGCCCCGACCCCAATTCCTGTCCCGGCACATCGCACGCCCCCCACCCGCGATGGAGACAAAGCTCCGCGGGACccccgggctgggcagggccgGGCTCCCGGTGCTCTGCAGGACGCCCGGGCCgccagctctgccttttcctgggGATTTTCCACCGGGAAGGGACTGAGCCGTGGCCCTGCGAGCGCGGTGGGGACCCCCGAGCACCCCCACGCTGAGGCACGGGGGTGGGACCGGGAACCGGGACCGGTGGAACCGGGACTCTCCCGGCTCTGAGCCCCTCCCGCAGCCCCCCAAAGCAGCCGCGGGCTCCGGTGCGAAGCAGAAGCGGGGTGTCCCGTGGGAGCGGGCGGGGCTGGGCTGAGTCACGGCCGAGGAATCCCCGCGGGGCGAGGCCCGGCCGTGACTCAGCCCCGGGGGTGCGGGGCgagccgggctgggccgggcgCGGCTCCCGGCGGCTCCTCCGGGACCCCGGAGATCCGTGCTGGACCCCCGGGGGTCTCTCCGCGAGGGACCCTCCTCGGGGCGGGGACAGCCAAGCCCCAGGGTCCCAAAGGGAAACAATTCCGGGAATTCCTCCCGCTCgtgtccctttcccagccctggcattGGGGGTGGTGGGGGCAGGGAAGGTCTTGTTTTCCCTCAAAGGGGACGCCCCCGTGTAGGATCGCAGAgaatttgggggtggggggttCCCTGTGGGGGTGGGACAGCACTAAGTGTCCCGGGGGTACCGGGGTCCCCCACAAAGCTGGCacggggcagttttggggtggcCTGGTGAGCCAGGGGATGGTGCCAGGGCCCCGAGGGGTGCTTGGCACGCCGCACCTCCGGGTGGTGGGGATCTCACAGCTCGTTAATGGGATCACAGCTCATTAATGGGATAACACCTCGTTAATGGGATCACACACCTCATTAATGGGATCACAGCTCATTATTGGGATCACAGCAATTGTTAATGGGATCACAAGCTCATTAATGGGATCACATCTTGTTATTGGGATCACAAGCTCATTAATGGGAACACAGCTCATTAATGGGATCACACAGCTCATTAATGGGATCAGATCACACACCTCATTAATGGGATCACACAGCTCGTTAATGGGATCACAAGCTCATTAATGGGAACACAGCTCATTAATGATATCACACAGCTCGTTAATGGGATCACAAGCTCATTAATGGGATCACATCTCGTTAATGGGGTCACACACCTCATTAATGGGTTCACAAGCTCATTAATGGGATCACACGGCTCGTTAATGTGATCACAAGCTCATTAATGGGATCACATCTCGTTAATGGGATCACAAGCTCATTAATGGGATCACATCTCGTTAATGGGATCACACACCTCGTTAGGCAAAAATGAGGCGCGGGTGAAACCGCGGGCTCGGAGCGGCCGGGAGCGCCCGGGGGCTCGGCGCTGCCcgggcagtgccacccccgCCGGGCTATAAATGCGCGCCGTGCCCCGCTGCCGCATCCCGAGCTCTGGGGAGCCGATCTGCGCTGAGCCGGTGAGTCCCCGCTCCCCTTCCCCCCAGAGCACCCCAAAAGCTGCTCTCCGGACAGGCAGAGGCTGATGCCAGCCCCGCTGTGCCCGCAGGCTGGCGATGGCGTGTCCCCTGGAGCAGGCCATGGCCATCATGGTCACCACCTTCCACAAGTACTCGGCCAAGGAGGGCGACAAGTTCAAGCTCAGCAAGGCGGAGCTCAAGGAGCTGCTCAACAAGGAGCTGCCCGTCTTCGGCAGTGTGAGTGG
Proteins encoded in this region:
- the S100A16 gene encoding protein S100-A16 isoform X1, which encodes MQGAMAECTELEWAVQVLVNNFDKYSSRCCCCKNPRRISKKDFRKMLSRELNHMLTDTGNRRAADKLICDLDENKDGRISFEEYWTLIGGIASPIAQIIRQQEQSVKHTK
- the S100A16 gene encoding protein S100-A16 isoform X2; this translates as MAECTELEWAVQVLVNNFDKYSSRCCCCKNPRRISKKDFRKMLSRELNHMLTDTGNRRAADKLICDLDENKDGRISFEEYWTLIGGIASPIAQIIRQQEQSVKHTK